The Pedosphaera parvula Ellin514 DNA window CTTTTTGGAAATGATATCATTCTCACCATCGGACTCCCTCTGGTTTCAGGCATGACCCAAAGCCAGCTGGCAGGAGTTATCGCCCATGAGTATGGCCATTTTTCCCAAGGCGTGGCCATGCGTGCCCAATTCATCATCGTCAGCATCAACGCGTGGTTTTACAAAGTTGTCTATGAACGGGACCACTGGGACACTTCACTCGTCGCCATGTCCGAAGATGAGGGCCAGGACGGCCGCCTAATGATTCTATTGTACCTCGCCCGTTTTTGCGTCTGGATCGGTCGCCGGATTCTCTGGATTTTTATGGTATTGGGCCACCTCCTCAGTTCCTTTCTGTCGCGTCAAATGGAATTCGATGCTGACCAATATCAAATGAAAATGTCCGGAAGTGAAACATTCGTTGCCACGTTCCGCCGCTTGCGACAAATTGTGGTTGGAACCCAGATTGCCCACAAGCAAATGGGGCTCAAGTGGAAACAGGAACGCAAGTTGCTCGATCGAATGCCGGAATTCATCACCAGCCGTGCAGACGAAATCCCGGCGGATACCCAGGACCAGGTTTACCTGCAGGCGCTGCAACAAAAAACCTGTTGGTACGACTCCCATCCTTCCCATGCACTCCGCATTCAACGTGCACTCCGCGCTGGCGAACGTGGAGTCTTTCACCGAACTGAACCCGCGAGTGAACTGTTCAGCAACTTCGCTGAGCTTTCCCAAAGAGTTACTGTCTTCTTTTATCAGGACCTCCTCGGCCCGCAGTTCACGCCTGATCTTCTGGTCTCAACCGAGGCCGTCACCCGTCGTGGCGAACATGACTATACGGCCGACCAACAAAATATTAAGCGCTTTTTCCATGGAGTGGCGACCAGTCTGCGACCGATAATTATTTCAGAACATAAAGCTTTGGTCTTTCGCAGCCGGGAACACCTCATCACCAGCATCCAGCAGAACCGCCAGCGAATGCATGATATCCTACCCGCGGCTGTAACAGCCTACAATTCTTTGAAAGACGCGGATGACCGTCTCATTCGGTCTTTACAGGCTTTGCACCTTTTGGATGGCGGCTGCACTTTCAACCCTGAAGACTTTGGCGTGGCCGGTCAGGAAATTAAAAAAGCGGTTGAAGTAGCCCAGGAAGAGTTCGATACGGCCGTGAATGCCTTCAAACCCTTTGAGGAAGCCGGACGGCTGAGAATCAATGACGCCATCCAACTCCTTCGCCTTCCTCAAATCGCTGCCTCCATCCCTGAAGGAACACAGTTGCAGGACGAGTCCAGGCAGATGATCTGGACATTATCACGCCTCGGTGAAACCTTCGGCCAAGTTTTGGAACTGCGAAAAGACTGCGCCACCCTTGAGGTTTTGCTACATTATCGCCAGGAACAGGCGAACGCCGGAACATTGGAAGCTGAAATCGAAGTGCTCTCCATTGGCATTCAGGAATCCATCAACCAGCTTCAAACCAAACTCTCCCAGGTGCGCTACCCCTTTTCGCACACCACGGAAAACGTTTTCGTTAGTGATTACGCCCGAAACAAGGACTACCACTCAGTCCCCAGCCAGTTGCTGCTAAGGGAGGGAACCAGCCACGTCGAAAAGCTTATCGGATTGTATCAGCGGCTGCTGAGCAATTTGATCGCCATTTGTGAAACCGTGGAAAAAAATGCGGTCGACAAAACTGTCGCCTGAGTCTGGCTCAATTCTGAACCTGAACTGAGGCCACGCGCGCGGTGCCTCCCCTCCGCGCTGCTTCCAGATTCCTCCGAATGTTGTAGAGGTCAGCCTGCAACTCTGGATAGTTACGCTCCGCCGGCACCACATTTTCGAATCCCGTATGCACATCTCCCACAGTAAAAGCCTCCCCTCGCAACACTTTTACTCCATCCTCAGGCGTGGTGTCTATACTCACCAGGATTCGCGAAGCAGATGGAACTCCTATCAGATTGGTCGCCTGGTGATGCGGTCTCTCAAAAACCATATCGTTTTCCCTGACCGGGCGCGACAATCCCATTTCATCGACTTCCGCCGGCGTGTATCCCTTGTCTCTGAAATACAATGTTGTCACCGTTTGAATGTCATTCACATTGCTCTGGTAAACCCTGATTTCGGGTTTACCGGTGGCCGTTTCCAATGCGGTTTGACACCCGGCTATAAAGCCTGCCAACAACACCAACCCCACTCCTTGAATAAGTAATTTTTTCATAATGAATTTATTAACGTAGCACACTTCCATTGCGAAACTCTGGGGTTACCACCTACCGGAAAACTCATCTCTTTCGAGACTTTATTTCCCTTGGGCCTTATCGAAACGGCTTTTGTTGCGTTGACACTTTTTGCCTATCAATTAGCCTAGCGGAGAAATCCAACGACAACGATTTTATGAGATTCGGCATCAATACTTTTCTGTTTACCTCGCCCTTCACCAACGACAGCACCAAATTGTTCAAACAATTCAAGAAGTGGGGTTTTGATAGCATTGAAATTCCCGTTGAAGATCCATCCCACATCGACCCCGCTCACGTGAAGGCTGAACTGGACAAGCACGGCCTCGTCTGCGGTTCTGTTTGCGCCTGCATGGGTCCTGACCGCGACCTGCGCGGGACGCCTGAGAATCAGGAGACCGGTCTCAAATACATGATGACTCTCATCGACCAGATGGTCGTGCTCGATTGCCCTTCCTTGATCGGCCCGGTTTATTCCGCCGTGGGTCGCGCTGACGCCGTTCCTCCCAACGAATACAAGGTCCAATGGAAAACTGTCGTTCGTCATCTCAAGACGCTTTCCAAATACGCCCAAAAAAACGGCCGTCAGGTCTGCCTCGAACCACTCAACCGCTTTGAGACCGATTTCATCAACACCTGCGATCAGGCTCTCCAGATGATCCAGGATGTAAATAATCCTGCTTTGAAGCTTCACCTCGACACCTTCCACATGAACATCGAGGAAAAGTACCAGGCTGATGCCATCAAGAAGGCCGGCAAGCTCCTGGGCCATTTTCATGCCTGCGGCAGTGACCGCGGCACTCCCGGCAATGACCATCTCGATTGGAAGCCTATCGTCGCCGCGCTTAAATCGATCAAATACGATGGCGATGTGGTCATTGAATCATTCACCACGGATGTGAAGGTGATTGCCCGCGCCGCCGCCATCTGGCGTCGCATCGAACCCACTCAGGATGAAATCGCGGTCAAGGGACTTAAGTTCCTCAAAAAGGCTTTCAATAAGTAATTTATCGGCGCAATGAGGGGGGGCGCGCGGGCCGCTACCTCAATCACAAGAAAGTGAATGACGAAAGTGAGAATTGCGTCCAAACCCACAACCTGACAAGCTTGTCCAAATCATGAAAATAAAATCATTCGCAGCAATTACATTGGGCGCCGCCCTCTTCCTGCAGGCTGCGGCAACGTTCGCAGCCGATTCCGAAAGGGGTTTTAAATCCATCTTCAACGGCAAGGATCTTTCCGGTTGGGATGGCAGCCCCGATTTGTGGTCGGTCAAGGACGGTGTCATCACCGGTCAGACCACTCCGGAACATCCCGCCAAGGAAAACACGTTTTTGATCTATACGAATGGCACCGTGACGGACTTTGAACTGCGCTGCAAATTTAAACTGGTTCCTGGTGATGCCAAAGGCTTCGCAAACTCCGGTGTTCAATATCGTAGCAAGGTTGTAAAACCCAGTTACTGGGTTATTTCCGGCTATCAGGCCGACATGGAAGCCGGCCCGACTTATTCCGGCATCCTTTACGAAGAAAAAGCCCGCGGTATTTTGGCCAAACGCGGCGAAAGAGTTGTGATCACCCCCGAAGGCAAAGTCACCGTGACCGGCTCAGTGGGCGATTCCAAGGAAATCGAGGCTGGCATCAAAAAGGGTGACTGGAATGACTACACGATTCTCGCCAAAGGCAATCACCTGCAACATTTCATCAATGGCAAACAAACCATTGATGTCACGGACGAACAGGAAGCCAAAGCGGCCAAATCAGGAGTTCTGGCACTTCAAATCCATGCTGGTCCTCCGATGATGGTGCAATTTAAAGACCTCAAGCTCAGAACTATCGAATAAGCATACGGCAGGCATCGACCTGCTTTCTTTCAGGGCAGGCCGTGGGCCTGTCCTTTTTTTTGCCCTGGAATGGAAAAGAAAACTCAACATGCTTCCGATTTTCTGATACTTAACCTACAATTAATCCTATGAAATGCCTGAAAGCCATTGCCCTGCTACTCTGCGTTTTCGCTCTCAGTAAACCAAACAATTCGTGCGCTGAGGACAAAAAGAAAATTGTCCTCGTCGCCGGCACTCCGAGCCATGGTCCACGCGAACATGAGCACAACGCCGGCGTGCTGTTGCTGAAAAAGTGTCTCGACAAAGTCCCCGACATCGAAGCCATTGCTTACACCAACGGCTGGCCCAAGGACGCGAAGGCCTTTGACGGTGCCGCGACCATCCTCCTTTACATGGATGGCGGCGACCATCATCTCGCCATTCAGGACCATCATCTGGATCAATTGCAGGAGCAAATGAAACGCGGCTGCGGGCTGGTTTGTATTCATTATGCCGTGGAAGTTCCGAGCAAGCCGGGCGGCATGGAATTCCTCAACTGGATTGGCGGCTACTTCGAAACCAATTGGTCGGTCAATCCCAATTGGGAAGCCGATTTCAAAGACCTTCCACCCCACCCTGTCACCCGTGGCGTAAAGC harbors:
- a CDS encoding sugar phosphate isomerase/epimerase family protein; translation: MRFGINTFLFTSPFTNDSTKLFKQFKKWGFDSIEIPVEDPSHIDPAHVKAELDKHGLVCGSVCACMGPDRDLRGTPENQETGLKYMMTLIDQMVVLDCPSLIGPVYSAVGRADAVPPNEYKVQWKTVVRHLKTLSKYAQKNGRQVCLEPLNRFETDFINTCDQALQMIQDVNNPALKLHLDTFHMNIEEKYQADAIKKAGKLLGHFHACGSDRGTPGNDHLDWKPIVAALKSIKYDGDVVIESFTTDVKVIARAAAIWRRIEPTQDEIAVKGLKFLKKAFNK
- a CDS encoding M48 family metallopeptidase; protein product: MDEEIVDTTGELAGTGVSADSPLNSIEGELLPSRVSFMYQLGLIVVAAAMILLPLSYVCLVGLFGFCVYYYATHFSFLLTHYHGFRIFIFQVLIYIGPIFSGAVLTFFFIKPIFRRHSTEEKSYSLNVTDAPHLFALIGWICRALNAPIPSRVDVDCSPNASAGFRGGWRSLFGNDIILTIGLPLVSGMTQSQLAGVIAHEYGHFSQGVAMRAQFIIVSINAWFYKVVYERDHWDTSLVAMSEDEGQDGRLMILLYLARFCVWIGRRILWIFMVLGHLLSSFLSRQMEFDADQYQMKMSGSETFVATFRRLRQIVVGTQIAHKQMGLKWKQERKLLDRMPEFITSRADEIPADTQDQVYLQALQQKTCWYDSHPSHALRIQRALRAGERGVFHRTEPASELFSNFAELSQRVTVFFYQDLLGPQFTPDLLVSTEAVTRRGEHDYTADQQNIKRFFHGVATSLRPIIISEHKALVFRSREHLITSIQQNRQRMHDILPAAVTAYNSLKDADDRLIRSLQALHLLDGGCTFNPEDFGVAGQEIKKAVEVAQEEFDTAVNAFKPFEEAGRLRINDAIQLLRLPQIAASIPEGTQLQDESRQMIWTLSRLGETFGQVLELRKDCATLEVLLHYRQEQANAGTLEAEIEVLSIGIQESINQLQTKLSQVRYPFSHTTENVFVSDYARNKDYHSVPSQLLLREGTSHVEKLIGLYQRLLSNLIAICETVEKNAVDKTVA
- a CDS encoding 3-keto-disaccharide hydrolase; the protein is MKIKSFAAITLGAALFLQAAATFAADSERGFKSIFNGKDLSGWDGSPDLWSVKDGVITGQTTPEHPAKENTFLIYTNGTVTDFELRCKFKLVPGDAKGFANSGVQYRSKVVKPSYWVISGYQADMEAGPTYSGILYEEKARGILAKRGERVVITPEGKVTVTGSVGDSKEIEAGIKKGDWNDYTILAKGNHLQHFINGKQTIDVTDEQEAKAAKSGVLALQIHAGPPMMVQFKDLKLRTIE